The genomic interval GTTAGTTTTAATTGCCTTTTTAAATATGTGATTTaataatatgattatttttttaaaactcattaGATAACATGTGTTATTACATggaaaaataacataaaaaatttattaatattagtctttgaaaaaaaacacatttcaataaattaaatccACCAATTCAATTCTTTTAACACCAGTTTGGTTCTTggaattattaaaattattaagctTTTTCATGTATGAAATTATGAAAATTGccatttttatgttttcttcGTTAAAGAAGTATTTACTAATTTTCgtgaataagttttttttttttggaaaatctaACAACCAGTAAGATATCTCtttccaatatttttttttctttcacagAATTCAAATCTATCTTGTTTAAGAAATTAAAGTATAATACAATTTCAACAAATAACTtaataatatcttttttttgctatatatataatataatattataacaacAGGGTTTCAATTTATTCCATACAAATCACTTAAATGGTTCGTGATTAAACTATATCTATTAGGACAAATGCTTTTTCAAGTATATTAAAGACAGATTTCTAATGAATTAGTTATAATTAGGAATATAAGTTTAAAATCTAGATTTTAgaagatatttttataaaaatatgccaatgtaacataaaaaaaaaattgttcttcgaattttaaaaaattaaacaacaaaaagttattaaggtataaatttataatatatttatattaaaacaaaatttctaaaaaaataacattacagTGAGACTCACATTAATTACTTTGATTTTATAGAATTTATAGAAAGATAAAAACTTATGAGTTATCTCTTTTGGTTCTTTTGATCTCTGAAAAGATTAAGGACAAATCTTTTACTTTGGGCAACTTTATTGGACTCAACTTTACACCATGAAAAAAGATCTTTATTTCACACTTTGTGGACCacaatatatatttcttttaacaTATCATCATACTTCTTCACTgattttttataagttaaaaaaaaaatatgaatttttaatatattttttcacgTTTAAATATCGCAACTCAtgtgattttatatttttagagtAATAACCTAGttcaataaacttttattatatttctgAAAGATAGCTTGATCAGTTATTTTGCTTTAATAtgttatattaaaaagtaaattttaaatttaatttaattttataaaatcgatataaaaaaaattgtactaatttataatcataaaaaGAGCTTGAGGTGCTGAAGTAGAAGTGTTTACAAAACTCTGCAGCAGTAGCATTTATAGAATATAATTGGCTTTAGCGTTCTTTTGCAATTCCACTTTTACATGTGATGACATTTTGTGAAGTATGAAAAGAATATGCTTATTTATCTACCTAGCATCTATTCTATATTAAGTACTTTTCTTTCTATCACCAAAATTTCACACTTGCactgtttttccttttcttttatgGCTAAGAATTCAACACTGTtccaatttgaaaaaaaaattgcacaTTATTATATTCAACTAATTCAGCTACACAGCTTGATAGGTGCAGTGTTTTCcccttttttatattaataatttaattatgcagtgttttttttttctttaaccaTTTTATTGGTAAGAATaattttgacttcttttaaCTAAAGTTGTTTCTTTGCATAATTTGTTTTACAGTATAAGTTTTACTCaatcattaaaataaaacttctttTTGTTGGTTCTGGAATACATATTTATTTAGTGGGCGAGGATAATGTACTTTAAACAATAAATGAGATTTTAacaattttgtaatttattacACATATGCATATGACcaaaatttcaacaaaaaaatttctatttaatatttataaaaaagaaattcataaaatacttaaaaaaaaagaaaaaaaaatgaagtgtTTATTCAAACCTGATTACTATTTTAGCCAATGATCTGGGAGAAAGTGGTGTGAATTAATTCCAGGGAATCATTTCCCACAGTATCACTTAGAAAAGTTGTCACAAAAAGAAATAACAGTGACATTATTCCTTGATAATTtgcagataaaaataaaaatgttttacatGAATAAAAACAATAGAACAAGTTGAGACCACAAGACGATAACAAGCATTCAATTTGAAAAACATTATAAGTTAAAAGTAATAAGATTTTTTACAAAACTAATGATATTGTTGCTTCTTGCATTAGAAAATGCGATTTCCCCTTTTCAAACTCAATAAGCTTTCTCTTTAACTACTATATCAGTAATCATTAATGTGCTGTAATAATATTAGTGAACAATTAGATCAGAAAATGCATCTTGGGTGCACTAAATTTGCCTTAATAGATCAATAATTAGTTCTTAATTTAGTTGTTCATTTGACCTATCTGATCAAAtctttcattattattaaaaaaaatatgagattatttttaaaagacaattatatatatatatatatataactttaaaatatttgataatatctcttataattaaataaatttatttattgttaaaaattaattataaaaaaactaaattatctTGGTCTAGTGCTTGCTTACATGTCCTCatgtatattaataataaataaattattattttttattcatatacaTTTATTCtatatgttttatatttctATAAGAATGTTATACACGTAAATGCATTGTCTATTTCTCTCCAAAAtggacaaataaataaatttgacatTTCAATGAATGAGGCTCACCTACTCAAATATGGGGGTTTAACCTTACAAGAGTCAAGACATCATCTTCCAACCTTAATATCATTAACCATAATAAAATCTCACaatatattacaaattttaCGTCCTAATCAtaataatgttataaaaaacaactaatatctatgtatataaatttttattatcaatttatataattaataattatataatatagatatgttaacattttagaaattatatatatttattatgataattAAGTTGTTCTTGAAATAGTTTTTCTAAGATCCCaaaattgtatttaattttgGATTACTTTTTTTCTGTTAATTTTCTTAATAGAGTTAAGGATATggacataatttaaaaatatataatctaaaaattctaaTTGTCAAATagttctatttatttattttataaaaacagaacatgcgcgttgaataatttatttgttcATAAGCTGTCTGTCTCCCACTTGAATTGAAGTGCAGAAGAATTAGTcacaaataaatacaataataaaacaGTATCACGACCTCACTTAatcttaatattatatttaacattATATCTATTTAAAGTCTCGTGTCATCAcgtaataattttaatatcaaatattttttaaattatcttatTTAGACACGACTTTTGTGTATGTTTCAAGTATAATTCATTAAGACGACttttacaaaacaaaattgTACTAAAAAAGCATATTTttccaaatatataaataagttattttattcatttttataataaatgacAAAATTACactaatttagtaaatatagtCATATTGTGAGttttacatattatattattcaCTATATCATTTCTTAACATATTATAGATTTTACGTCTCTTACATCTTATATTATTCATGACATTATTTCTCGACACATATTACAGATTCTGCGTTCTATCTATAATTCAAAAGTTATTTATAATATCTGTTATAATCGAGTAAAGTTATTCAATACTAAAACTAATTACATAAACAAATTTGAATGGATCATACAATCATAGTTCAAGTAATTttgccaaaaaaaaaatcaaataaggataataataactaataactaataaaatcagcaaaataattaatgaaattaaattaaaaattaagattcATAACAAAAGATAAAATCTCCTAACAATACTATAAAAGGTGTCGttatattttgattaaaaaaagaaaataaaactcaattttgttgagaaaaaatgtaatttatataaAGTTGGATAAGAAAATACTTCAGGAAAATTTCTTCCTTTGGCACTACAACCCGGAGAAATAGAATATTAATATGGGTGAATTTGGAATTGTTTTTATcccaaaatatttttcaaacatttcttagttcaaaatattttttcattcaaaGGATGTAAAAAATCAgaaataaatattgaaaaatattttaatacgCTGTAAAGAAATGTAAAGATTATCTGAATAAAAATGGGTGAATGAGAGTGGCAAGTGCAGCTCATACAGTTTCTTGGTGAACTTCAGTCCAGAGGATCATATACACGTTACCAATCACAGTTTCTCAATAAGATTATCATTTCGtgccattttttttataattgacgTGCACTTTGGATAAGAATGAACGAGCATCGTTCAATGACAACACTGCATTCGACACAAATGACAAATGAGTCAATTGTAAATGCCAATTGGAGATGATGAGATTGTGACACCAGCCAAAACATTGTAACTAAATACTTTTGGGAAGAAAGGATTGATTTTCCTCTTAAGTTTCCACTGACAGTTTTCTTGTGGTCCATGTCaaattaatgtttttctttctctGTAGTGTTGGGCTAGAGTTGATGCAGCAAAACAAGGTCATGACAGTGAAGTAAAGAATGCAGATCTAACATTTAGTTTGATAGGAAAATATGAATGGAAGGGGAAAAAAACTACTCTGGCTTTTTATTCACAAGATTCAGAATGTTGAGTTTTAAAGGAAAGCAATTGCGTTAGGGGAAGCGTTTCTGAATGAAAACAGGCTTATTACAGGAGTAATGGTctaaaatgaagaagaaatagAGCAGGAACATGGATAGAAGCCACATGAAAGtggagaagaagaaaaggaaaagaaaaatggTATATACAGAAGAGAAGTCTAGGCATCAACAGCACACGTGGCAGTGTCCAAAGGCACAACAGTATCTGGAAAATCTGATCTCTGGCCTGCAAGAGAATAATATGCAAGAATATGAGCTGGATGCTCTACAACTACAGTCTCATCCTGATGGTTATTCATAGGCACCTTTCTAGAAGGAATCAACTCAATGTTCCAAAAGGGGCGAGCCATTGCCAAAAGATCACGCCCAGATGGAGATGCTCCATATCCTTGCACCCACAAGTACCTTAGAGAAGTTAATCTTGTTGCAGCCACAGCAAGTGCACGCTCACTGAAAAAAGAACACCCTCTCATCTCAAGTTTCTGAAGACTAGGACACCCCTTTGAGAATTCCAAAAGCCCTGCATCAGACTCCCCCACATAACCCAGCAGCATCCATCTAACATTTGAACTGTACTGCCCTATGTAACCAAGACCTACATCAGTCACCCCCCCACGCCTCAGATATAGAGCAAATCTTCTAAGATTCTCACAGCCCCTCAGAAGAGCCCTCACTCCGTTGTCAAGTGGCAAAtcacttattttcttttcatgaTCAAGTAACACTAGGCGAAAATCGCATAGTTTTTTCAAGTGAGTTCCTATATGTTCCAGAGATGCATTTGTAATATCTGACACGTAAACAGCCAAGTATTCAAGCTCTGAACAGCCCTGTGACAAGGCTATTAGCCCTCTATGGGACACAGTACCTTCTTCATCTTCCATTCCTTGATCATCATCACCCCTTTCAATCCTAAGCCTTTTTAGCCTCTTACAACACTGACCAAGAACTTCTAACCCTCTATCGCCAATTACATTCCTCGTCTGTCCACAAAGAAAGGTATCAACCATAAACGTTTCAAATGTAGTTCTgctaaattcaaaaatattcatatatatactCCACCAtactcaaatataaaaaaaaaacaaaaaagatacTAATATCACTATATCAAAAAAGTTAGTtgatatcatttaatttttactaatttcaatttaaaagcaAAGTTTTTTCATATTATCATTGAACTTAGTACCATGAATAAAAAAGGGTCTTATACAAACAAAATCACAATTAAATGGAAGGTATTTTGGGCTAGAATCATTATATAAAGTGAAATTAATTATGATTACTTATATATCCCTTatacttgtgtttttttttttcatgcagGAGTGTTTAACAAATTCAATGTTATAACTGGTTAACATATTTCCTTCAAAAGACAAACGAAAGTATATTATCAAACCCTTAGATACACACACGAGgcttaaatatgttttagtttttataaaatgagtGTATCTGAATCTATCTGACTCCCATGTCAATTGATTATTTCAAGTAATGACTATTGGTATTGTGATATAATTTCATTACAGGATGTCTTTAAGAACATTCTAAAAATTTATGCAATATATATGATTTATCTATtctaaaataaatgttataaattaataattttgaaaaggagggaatataaaaaagaaagaaagattttACAAAAGGATGATATATAGGAGTAAAAACAAAAGGTATTGATGAGTATGAAATCCTTGACAAGTAGAAGTTGGGGAACTTACCTCAAGGACTTCCAGATTTGGGCACTTTCGGAATAAGATACAATGATCCTCCGTGTCGAGCATTGCATAGAGAAGATCCAATTTTTTTAGTACGCCTGCAAACAGGAACACTATGGGCAACTCATTCTTTCCAATGTATGTTAAACCCAATCGACATAACTTTGGTGGCAATGATATAGCAGAGTAATTTTCTGGTTCCTCGTTGTAGGTGCCTCCGCAAAACTCTTCCAGAGCAGAGGCATGCCTAAAGAAGCTCACAAGATCCAGTATTTCACAATCAGTAAGTTTCACTGACACTAAATTGGGGCAATTTTTAGCCAGAAGTTCAAGGTCCTGATTCCTTATAAAAGCAATGTCTGTCAAGTAAAAATTGAGATCCTCAAGAACTGTATTATTCAAAGCAAGCTGGTGTAGCCATTCTCCGTCGTTTTCAACAATTGAGCTTTCCTCCAGAAACAACACTCTTAAATTCCTGCCACAGAAAAATTTACAGTCAGACCCACAAAAATTTAATTAGCTGCAGGCATAAGTTCTACCTTCCAATATACAAGGTATATCATATCCATGTACTTGAAAATTCTAATATGTCTAGAATGTATTCGCTAAAAACAAATATGTCTGCTATCAtgcaaatttcattttaaaaaattaaaattcaaaacttaTAACATTCTTTCTCCCTTAAATCAAGCATAAAGTATAAGAATGGCAATACTTCTGTTTAAAAAAAGAATGCATATACttagagaagaagaagagcAGAAAGACTTCAATAGGTTCCTTAACACCATGTAGAGCAGAGCACAAACTGCTCTAATCTTCATCCTACAAGTTACAGAAACTGATCACCACAGTTTTAGTCAATAAATATACGAACTCCATCCTCTTTATCGTTAATTAATACATATTCCTACCTTTTCTTCCATCTTAtctttaatttcattttcttcCCCAGACATTTTGCTTCACATCATATCATTATATTCCTATCATTTTCTCTTACatcctttatttttaattttctctcaTCTTCTTCCGCTCATACACTCAAATAATGGGTATGTTGCTCATTAATTAATGAATCCTTAACAGTAACAGACATCGTGACAGAGCACAATTTATTACCCAATGACATAAAACAGCTTCCTGCCAGACAACTGGAACGGAGACATAGCAATAAAAGCAGGGAGGATTAGCAAACAAGTAAGAACACTTGGCGGTGCAGGTTAACCATTCAGGATTCTGAGAATAGTAACTAAACAGCCACCATCAGGCAAATTcgaataaataaaaagtacCATCAACAAAAAAACTGGTTGAAACACGCAGGACAGGTCCAACTACACACGAATCTTAGGTCAAAGAATCCAACTCCTCAAGGAAGAATAACACACAATTGAACATATTCAAAGAAAAGGAACTCAAACTACTAAACCACTTCAATAAAACATCAGTATCGGAACATTTTATTTGCAAATTTCAAAACATTCGTCactaaaatttaattacttCATTTTTCATCACTATGTTTGGTATTAATCCATTGAATTTGACATGAACATGCCAAAGCGatgttttcttcttttagtgcatggagagagagagagagaaaagggaTAACTAAttttgcaagaaaattaaattattttaaacacaaTAATAGTTAGGGCATCTAAGCTGGTCACGGTTAAACCACTTCATCAAtacataattttcaaaaatccttcATAAAATCAACCCCTTTCGTGCAACCAAACCCATTAGTCGCTAAAACTAAAGCTAACGACGAAACAATTTacagaaaaatttaaaaaaactctGTCCCTCCATGATTAACAACAGAAAATCATAGTTTGgtcattaattattattacagGATGCTTAA from Phaseolus vulgaris cultivar G19833 chromosome 1, P. vulgaris v2.0, whole genome shotgun sequence carries:
- the LOC137815057 gene encoding coronatine-insensitive protein 1-like, giving the protein MTEDRNVRKTRVVDVVLDCVIPYIDDPKDRDAVSQVCRRWYELDSLTRKHVTIALCYTTTPARLRRRFPHLESLKLKGKPRAAMFNLIPEDWGGHVTPWVKEISQYFDCLKSLHFRRMIVTDSDLQLLARSRGHVLHALKLDKCSGFSTDGLLHIGRLCKNLRVLFLEESSIVENDGEWLHQLALNNTVLEDLNFYLTDIAFIRNQDLELLAKNCPNLVSVKLTDCEILDLVSFFRHASALEEFCGGTYNEEPENYSAISLPPKLCRLGLTYIGKNELPIVFLFAGVLKKLDLLYAMLDTEDHCILFRKCPNLEVLETRNVIGDRGLEVLGQCCKRLKRLRIERGDDDQGMEDEEGTVSHRGLIALSQGCSELEYLAVYVSDITNASLEHIGTHLKKLCDFRLVLLDHEKKISDLPLDNGVRALLRGCENLRRFALYLRRGGVTDVGLGYIGQYSSNVRWMLLGYVGESDAGLLEFSKGCPSLQKLEMRGCSFFSERALAVAATRLTSLRYLWVQGYGASPSGRDLLAMARPFWNIELIPSRKVPMNNHQDETVVVEHPAHILAYYSLAGQRSDFPDTVVPLDTATCAVDA